One genomic window of Azospirillum sp. TSH58 includes the following:
- a CDS encoding ArsC/Spx/MgsR family protein: MTEVIFYGLSGCTANAKQKLQLQAAGHTLVERDLAAEPLTAETLRPFFGDRPVEDWFNRRAAAVKTGAVKPDELDEESALAALLADRDLIRRPLLQVGADRKAGFDPNALHAWIGLTASGESCDDKHSRGVCDHGHHHFPKQG, encoded by the coding sequence ATGACGGAAGTGATCTTTTACGGTCTGTCCGGCTGCACGGCGAACGCCAAGCAGAAGCTTCAGCTCCAGGCCGCCGGCCACACGCTGGTGGAACGCGATCTGGCCGCCGAGCCCCTCACCGCCGAGACCCTGCGCCCCTTCTTCGGGGACCGTCCGGTCGAGGACTGGTTCAACCGCCGCGCCGCCGCCGTGAAGACCGGCGCGGTGAAGCCGGACGAGCTGGACGAGGAGTCGGCGCTGGCCGCCCTTCTGGCCGACCGCGACCTGATCCGCCGCCCGCTGCTCCAGGTCGGGGCGGACCGCAAGGCCGGGTTCGACCCCAACGCGCTGCACGCCTGGATCGGCTTGACCGCGTCCGGCGAAAGCTGCGACGACAAGCATTCGCGTGGCGTCTGCGACCACGGCCATCACCATTTCCCGAAGCAGGGCTGA
- a CDS encoding ABC transporter substrate-binding protein gives MRMKSVIAAAAVVLAFGIGGANAQQVEKKDLKLAVGGKPLLYYLPLTVAERLGYFKEAGLTVEINDFGGGAKSLQALVGGSADIVTGAFDHTVQMQAKGQPITAVALLGRYPGIVLAAVNKAGTIKSIKELKGKKIGVTAPGSSTNFMVNYLLTQHGMTPEDVSFIGVGGGPSAVAAVKRGEIDAIANLDPVISQLEADGDVTTIADTRTEKGTLDTYGGPYPAAVLYTTPDFIKENPKTTQALVDVFVRTLKWLDQAKTEDVLKVLPPEYFLGNQTLYAQAFEHSKPTYSPDGRFSQEGAEAAYKVLKAFDKAVAATDIDLSKTYTNAYVEDSLKRIK, from the coding sequence ATGCGTATGAAAAGCGTGATCGCCGCCGCGGCGGTGGTCCTGGCCTTCGGGATCGGCGGGGCGAACGCCCAGCAGGTCGAGAAGAAGGACCTGAAGCTGGCGGTCGGCGGCAAGCCGCTGCTCTATTACCTGCCGCTGACGGTGGCGGAGCGGCTCGGCTACTTCAAGGAGGCCGGGCTGACCGTCGAGATCAACGACTTCGGCGGTGGGGCCAAGAGCCTCCAGGCGCTGGTCGGCGGCTCGGCGGACATCGTGACCGGCGCCTTCGACCACACGGTGCAGATGCAGGCCAAGGGCCAGCCGATCACCGCCGTCGCCCTGCTGGGCCGCTATCCGGGCATCGTGCTTGCCGCGGTCAACAAGGCCGGCACGATCAAGTCGATCAAGGAGCTGAAGGGCAAGAAGATCGGCGTGACCGCCCCCGGCTCCTCGACCAACTTCATGGTCAACTACCTGCTGACCCAGCACGGCATGACGCCGGAGGACGTGTCCTTCATCGGCGTCGGCGGCGGCCCCAGCGCGGTGGCCGCGGTGAAGCGCGGCGAGATCGACGCCATCGCCAACCTCGACCCGGTCATCAGCCAGCTGGAGGCCGACGGCGACGTCACCACCATCGCCGACACCCGGACGGAGAAGGGGACGCTGGACACCTACGGCGGGCCGTACCCGGCGGCGGTGCTCTACACCACGCCCGACTTCATCAAGGAGAATCCGAAGACCACCCAGGCGCTGGTCGACGTCTTCGTGCGGACGCTGAAGTGGCTGGACCAGGCCAAGACCGAGGACGTCCTGAAGGTCCTGCCGCCGGAATACTTCCTCGGCAACCAGACGCTCTACGCCCAGGCGTTCGAGCATTCGAAGCCGACCTACTCGCCCGACGGCCGCTTCTCCCAGGAGGGGGCGGAGGCCGCCTACAAGGTGCTGAAGGCCTTCGACAAGGCCGTGGCCGCGACGGACATCGACCTGTCCAAGACCTACACCAACGCCTACGTCGAGGACTCGCTCAAGCGCATCAAGTGA
- a CDS encoding ABC transporter permease: MAVARVKRLPSRPVILLLQVAVLVGFFLLWHVLTATKILSPFFFGTPLAVLERTWSDFASGVIWYHLGITLLETALAFAIGTIAGIAFGFWFARAPLVSIVFDPYIKAVNALPRVVLAPIFALWLGLGIWSKVALGVTLVFFIVFFNVYQGVKEVSPVVLANAKMLGASNRHLFRHVYLPSALSWVFSSLHTAVGFAMVGAVVGEYLGSAAGLGYRIHQAEGVFDTVGVFSGMLVLTIFVVVIDAVVTVIERRLLHWRPQEAQTTNAQG, translated from the coding sequence ATGGCCGTGGCCCGTGTGAAACGCCTGCCGAGCCGCCCGGTGATCCTGCTGCTGCAGGTCGCCGTGCTGGTCGGATTCTTCCTGCTCTGGCACGTCCTGACCGCGACGAAGATCCTGAGCCCCTTCTTCTTCGGCACGCCGCTGGCGGTGCTGGAGCGCACCTGGAGCGACTTCGCGTCCGGGGTGATCTGGTACCATCTCGGGATCACGCTGCTGGAGACCGCGCTGGCCTTCGCCATCGGCACCATCGCGGGCATCGCCTTCGGCTTCTGGTTCGCCCGCGCGCCCTTGGTCTCCATCGTCTTCGACCCCTACATCAAGGCGGTCAACGCGCTGCCCCGCGTGGTGCTGGCGCCGATCTTCGCGCTGTGGCTGGGCCTCGGCATCTGGTCGAAGGTGGCGCTGGGGGTGACGCTGGTCTTCTTCATCGTCTTCTTCAACGTCTACCAGGGCGTGAAGGAGGTCAGCCCGGTGGTGCTGGCCAACGCGAAGATGCTGGGGGCGAGCAACCGGCACCTGTTCCGGCACGTCTATCTGCCGTCCGCCCTGTCCTGGGTGTTCTCAAGTCTGCACACCGCGGTCGGCTTCGCCATGGTCGGCGCGGTAGTGGGCGAGTATCTCGGCTCCGCCGCCGGTCTCGGCTACCGCATCCATCAGGCGGAAGGGGTGTTCGACACGGTCGGCGTCTTCTCCGGCATGCTGGTTCTGACGATCTTCGTCGTGGTGATCGACGCCGTGGTGACCGTCATCGAGAGACGCCTTCTGCACTGGCGCCCGCAGGAGGCGCAGACGACCAACGCGCAGGGATGA
- a CDS encoding ABC transporter ATP-binding protein — translation MSDSAAVAAALRTEGADKAALRLDGVTCTFPSPDGRGQTYTAVQGVTLSVAAGEFVSIVGPTGSGKSTILNVAAGLLAPSAGRALAFGQPVDGINPHAGYMFQADALMPWKSALENVAAGLEFRGVPRREAEERARPWLARVGLDRFGDRYPHQLSGGMRKRVALAQTLIVDPKIVLMDEPFSALDIQTRQLMENELLDLWSADRKSVVFITHDLEEAISMSDRVLVLSAGPGARLIGEYRVDLERPRDVAEIRMTPRFLDLHREIWGQLREEVLKGYAQTKLT, via the coding sequence ATGTCAGACAGCGCCGCCGTGGCGGCCGCCCTGCGGACGGAGGGGGCGGACAAGGCCGCGCTCCGCCTGGACGGCGTGACCTGCACCTTTCCATCGCCCGACGGACGCGGGCAGACCTACACGGCGGTCCAGGGCGTGACCCTGTCGGTCGCCGCGGGGGAGTTCGTGTCCATCGTCGGGCCGACCGGCAGCGGCAAATCCACCATCCTGAACGTCGCGGCGGGCCTGCTCGCCCCCAGCGCCGGGCGCGCCCTGGCCTTCGGTCAGCCGGTTGACGGCATCAATCCGCACGCCGGCTACATGTTCCAGGCCGACGCGCTGATGCCCTGGAAGTCGGCGCTGGAGAATGTGGCCGCCGGGCTGGAGTTCCGCGGCGTGCCGCGGCGCGAGGCGGAGGAGCGGGCGCGCCCCTGGCTGGCCCGCGTCGGGCTCGACCGCTTCGGCGACCGCTACCCCCACCAGCTCTCCGGCGGCATGCGCAAGCGGGTGGCGCTGGCCCAGACGCTGATCGTCGATCCGAAGATCGTGCTGATGGACGAGCCCTTCTCGGCGCTCGACATCCAGACGCGTCAGCTGATGGAGAACGAGCTGCTCGACCTGTGGTCGGCGGACCGCAAATCGGTGGTCTTCATCACCCACGACCTGGAGGAGGCCATCTCCATGTCCGACCGGGTGCTGGTGCTGTCGGCCGGCCCCGGCGCGCGGCTGATCGGCGAGTACCGGGTGGACTTGGAACGCCCGCGCGACGTGGCGGAAATCCGCATGACCCCTCGCTTCCTCGACCTGCACCGGGAGATCTGGGGGCAGCTCCGCGAGGAAGTGCTGAAGGGCTACGCCCAAACCAAGCTGACGTGA
- a CDS encoding PHB depolymerase family esterase: MAPQQKSRGCGAPAPASVPDHVTLDGAARGLIVAVPADYRPDRPHSLVVAFHGRTNSNAEVRRYFGLEGHAEEPAIVVYPASLKDARGLNVWSDPGDPPDRLRDFRLFDAVLESMAATYCLDMGRVFVVGHSLGGSFANSLACARGGVIRGLASLGGGSARPKDCGGPVAAMVLHNPRDEQVPLSEALRLRRALLAQDGLPTGSEPDEPHRFNCRRYGPEGEENPVLWCPLADDRTRNGRFYPHQWPQGVGPAIMDFFARLD; encoded by the coding sequence GTGGCGCCGCAGCAAAAGTCGCGCGGCTGCGGAGCGCCGGCCCCGGCATCGGTGCCCGACCATGTGACCCTGGATGGGGCGGCGCGCGGACTGATCGTGGCCGTGCCCGCGGACTACCGCCCCGACCGTCCGCACAGCCTCGTCGTCGCCTTCCATGGGCGGACCAACAGCAACGCCGAGGTGCGGCGCTACTTCGGCCTGGAGGGGCATGCGGAGGAGCCGGCGATCGTCGTCTATCCCGCCAGCCTCAAGGACGCGCGCGGCTTGAACGTCTGGTCCGATCCCGGCGACCCGCCGGACCGGCTGCGCGATTTCCGGCTGTTCGACGCCGTTCTGGAGAGCATGGCGGCGACCTACTGCCTGGACATGGGCCGGGTCTTCGTGGTCGGCCATTCGCTGGGCGGCTCCTTCGCCAACAGCCTCGCCTGTGCGCGGGGCGGGGTGATCCGCGGGCTGGCCAGCCTTGGCGGCGGCTCCGCGCGGCCCAAGGACTGCGGCGGGCCGGTCGCCGCCATGGTCCTGCACAACCCGCGCGACGAGCAGGTGCCGCTGTCCGAAGCCCTGCGCCTGCGCCGCGCGCTGCTGGCACAGGACGGGTTGCCGACGGGCAGCGAGCCGGACGAGCCGCACCGCTTCAACTGCCGCCGCTACGGCCCCGAGGGCGAGGAGAATCCGGTGCTGTGGTGTCCGCTGGCCGACGACCGGACGCGCAATGGCCGCTTTTACCCGCACCAATGGCCGCAAGGGGTCGGGCCGGCGATCATGGACTTCTTCGCGCGGCTGGATTGA
- a CDS encoding ATP-dependent Clp protease proteolytic subunit — translation MPVRATARMMVLGLLLAVGSSGAATADSLSVNRPNPAPPPVASDFPDATLVRVDQLDSTTLRLDGIITPGVEQRFTDALRSVPAGQPVVVELSSPGGFTTAGYRMIDLMLAERQAGRQVATRVAGGQSCESMCVGLYLAGYPRYAAPTAEFMVHAPRLAENGRMTLRSTDQMVKRLVALGAAPAWIERVRAAGGFSGSLDYRDNADHLAAVGANIVTHLIR, via the coding sequence ATGCCGGTTCGCGCGACTGCACGCATGATGGTTCTGGGGCTTCTGCTGGCCGTCGGCTCGTCCGGGGCCGCGACCGCCGACAGCCTGTCGGTGAACCGTCCGAACCCGGCGCCGCCGCCCGTCGCCTCGGACTTCCCCGACGCCACGCTGGTCCGCGTCGATCAGCTGGACTCCACCACGCTGCGGCTGGACGGCATCATCACGCCGGGCGTGGAGCAGCGCTTCACCGACGCGCTGCGCAGCGTGCCGGCGGGTCAGCCGGTGGTGGTCGAGCTGTCCAGCCCCGGCGGCTTCACGACCGCGGGCTACCGCATGATCGACCTGATGCTGGCGGAACGGCAGGCCGGCCGCCAAGTCGCCACCCGGGTGGCCGGCGGGCAGTCCTGCGAGAGCATGTGCGTCGGCCTCTATCTGGCCGGCTACCCGCGCTACGCCGCGCCGACCGCGGAATTCATGGTGCACGCCCCGCGCCTGGCCGAGAACGGCCGCATGACGCTGCGCTCCACCGACCAGATGGTGAAGCGTCTGGTCGCGCTCGGCGCCGCCCCCGCCTGGATCGAGCGGGTGCGGGCCGCCGGCGGCTTCTCCGGCAGCCTCGACTACCGCGACAACGCCGATCATCTGGCGGCGGTGGGTGCCAACATCGTCACCCACCTGATCCGCTGA
- a CDS encoding aminotransferase — protein sequence MDRRDVNPLVAATEAPPIAEAWRWVEGRSFPADKPLIDLCQAVPGYPPADALTAHLAEQVRAPDTARYTPIDGIPPLTAALARRTGSLYGSDVAANEVLITAGCNQAFAVAVMGLARAGDNVILPAPWYFNHKMTLDMLGIEARPLGLSEENGLIPDPAEAERLIDAGTRALVLISPNNPTGAIASPDAIAALYELCERRGVKLLLDETYRDFPDWQGRAPHGLFQRPGWQRTLVQLYSFSKVYSLAGYRVGAVIADAGLLSQARKVMDCLAICAPHVGQKAALFGLENLDGWVAEKRGDILARVHAFQSAMEASGTGYRIASIGAYFAYVRHPFAGRRAHEVAEGLARDHNILCLPGSMFGPGQDDYLRFAFANVDAAVMPEIARRLKESEA from the coding sequence ATGGACCGCAGAGACGTCAACCCGCTCGTCGCCGCCACGGAGGCCCCGCCCATCGCCGAGGCGTGGCGCTGGGTGGAAGGCCGCAGCTTTCCCGCGGACAAGCCGCTGATCGACCTCTGTCAGGCGGTGCCCGGCTATCCGCCCGCCGACGCGCTGACCGCCCATCTGGCCGAGCAGGTGCGGGCGCCGGACACCGCGCGCTACACCCCCATCGACGGCATCCCGCCGCTGACCGCCGCGCTGGCCCGGCGCACCGGCTCGCTTTACGGTTCGGACGTCGCGGCCAACGAGGTGCTGATCACCGCCGGCTGCAACCAGGCCTTCGCCGTCGCGGTGATGGGGCTGGCGCGGGCCGGCGACAATGTGATCCTGCCCGCCCCCTGGTACTTCAATCACAAGATGACGCTGGACATGCTGGGCATCGAGGCCCGGCCGCTGGGCTTGAGCGAGGAGAACGGGCTGATCCCCGACCCGGCGGAGGCGGAACGGCTGATCGACGCCGGCACCCGCGCGCTGGTGCTGATTTCCCCCAACAACCCGACCGGCGCCATCGCCTCGCCCGACGCCATCGCGGCGCTGTACGAGCTGTGCGAGCGGCGCGGCGTCAAGCTGCTGCTCGACGAGACCTACCGCGACTTCCCGGACTGGCAGGGGCGGGCGCCGCACGGGCTGTTCCAGCGGCCCGGCTGGCAGCGCACGCTGGTCCAGCTCTACAGCTTCTCGAAGGTCTACAGCCTCGCCGGCTACCGGGTCGGCGCGGTGATCGCCGACGCCGGCCTGCTGTCCCAGGCGCGCAAGGTGATGGATTGCCTCGCCATCTGCGCCCCGCATGTCGGGCAGAAGGCGGCGCTGTTCGGGCTGGAGAATCTGGACGGCTGGGTGGCGGAGAAGCGCGGCGACATCCTGGCCCGCGTCCATGCCTTCCAGTCGGCGATGGAGGCCAGCGGCACCGGCTACCGCATCGCCAGCATCGGGGCCTATTTCGCCTATGTCCGGCATCCCTTCGCCGGCCGGCGCGCCCACGAGGTGGCCGAGGGGCTGGCGCGCGATCACAACATCCTGTGCCTGCCCGGTTCCATGTTCGGTCCGGGCCAGGACGATTACCTGCGCTTCGCCTTCGCCAACGTGGACGCGGCGGTCATGCCGGAGATCGCGCGGCGCCTCAAGGAAAGCGAAGCGTAA
- a CDS encoding diaminopropionate ammonia-lyase produces MSDLPPLGTPRLFSNPRADTDQPYGSAERAILSRAAFQDAMSEIGAWPGYAPTPLRSLGGLARAAGIDRIWYKDESSRFNLHSFKALGGAYAVLRLLVREVQARVPGVPVTALDLVVGRYAKVTRGITVTTATDGNHGRSVAWGAQVFGCGCVIYIPGNCSQGRQQAIESFDARVVRVAGNYDDAVRQAAVDAREHGRHVVSDTSYTGYMDIPRDVMQGYTVMVEEAIGQLPASERPTHVFVQGGVGALPAAVCGHLWESWGRQRPRFVVVEPHAADCLYQSAVNGRPTPSKGDLETLMAGLACGEVSLLAWAILERGADDFLTIPDDAAVATMRLLAEGRHGGRPIVGGESGVAGLAGLLCAAADPATRASLGLAPDARVLVFGSEGATDPEVYESLVGRKPDAVLGGA; encoded by the coding sequence ATGTCCGACCTGCCGCCGCTTGGCACCCCGCGTCTCTTCTCGAATCCGCGCGCCGACACGGACCAGCCCTACGGGTCCGCGGAACGGGCGATCCTGAGCCGCGCCGCCTTCCAGGACGCGATGAGCGAGATCGGCGCCTGGCCGGGCTACGCGCCGACTCCGCTGCGCTCGCTGGGCGGGCTGGCCCGCGCCGCCGGCATCGACCGCATCTGGTACAAGGACGAAAGCAGCCGCTTCAACCTGCACAGCTTCAAGGCGCTGGGCGGCGCCTACGCCGTGCTGCGCCTTCTGGTGCGCGAGGTGCAGGCCCGCGTGCCCGGCGTGCCGGTGACCGCGCTGGATCTGGTGGTCGGTCGCTACGCCAAGGTGACCCGCGGCATCACGGTGACCACGGCGACCGACGGCAACCATGGCCGCTCCGTCGCCTGGGGCGCGCAGGTGTTCGGCTGCGGCTGCGTCATCTACATTCCCGGAAACTGCTCGCAGGGGCGGCAGCAGGCGATCGAGTCCTTCGACGCCCGCGTCGTCCGCGTCGCCGGCAACTACGACGACGCGGTGCGTCAGGCCGCGGTGGACGCGCGGGAGCATGGCCGGCACGTCGTCTCCGACACCTCCTACACCGGCTACATGGACATCCCCCGCGACGTGATGCAGGGCTACACCGTGATGGTGGAGGAGGCGATCGGCCAGCTTCCGGCCAGCGAGCGGCCGACCCACGTCTTCGTGCAGGGCGGGGTGGGGGCCTTGCCCGCCGCCGTCTGCGGCCATCTGTGGGAAAGCTGGGGCCGCCAGCGCCCGCGCTTCGTGGTGGTGGAGCCGCACGCCGCCGACTGCCTCTACCAGAGCGCCGTCAACGGCCGCCCGACGCCGTCCAAGGGCGATCTGGAGACGCTGATGGCCGGGCTCGCCTGCGGGGAGGTGTCCCTGCTGGCCTGGGCCATCCTGGAGCGCGGCGCCGACGATTTCCTGACCATCCCCGACGACGCGGCGGTGGCGACCATGCGCCTGCTGGCCGAGGGACGGCATGGCGGAAGGCCCATCGTGGGCGGGGAGTCCGGCGTGGCCGGTCTGGCCGGTCTGCTCTGCGCCGCGGCGGACCCGGCGACCCGCGCCAGCCTGGGCCTCGCCCCGGACGCCCGCGTGCTGGTCTTCGGATCGGAAGGGGCGACCGACCCCGAGGTCTATGAGTCGCTGGTGGGCCGCAAGCCGGACGCGGTGCTGGGCGGCGCCTGA
- a CDS encoding DUF2312 domain-containing protein: protein MTTGFNTTAADQLKQFADRMERLMDEIDGLKADLKDLRSEVKSAGFNIKALDKLVAIRRKDAGEQEAELLNDLMLYAHATGTPLDIVVPEPAE, encoded by the coding sequence GTGACGACCGGTTTCAACACCACCGCCGCCGACCAATTGAAGCAGTTCGCCGACCGCATGGAGCGGTTGATGGACGAGATCGACGGCCTGAAGGCCGACCTGAAGGACCTGCGCAGCGAGGTCAAATCCGCCGGCTTCAACATCAAGGCGCTCGACAAGCTGGTCGCCATCCGCCGCAAGGACGCCGGCGAGCAGGAGGCCGAGCTGCTGAACGACCTGATGCTCTACGCCCACGCCACCGGCACGCCGCTGGACATCGTGGTCCCCGAACCGGCGGAGTGA
- the fliN gene encoding flagellar motor switch protein FliN: MANIDDLLGAGSSDDMSSDAFAIGDAPVEIKVVIGTAMLRVRDLLKLGRGAVVELDRHLKDPTDVYVEGVLVARGEVVIVDDKIGVTLTDFVKSSREWKR; the protein is encoded by the coding sequence ATGGCCAACATCGACGATCTGCTGGGCGCCGGCTCGTCCGACGACATGAGCAGCGACGCCTTCGCCATCGGCGACGCACCGGTCGAGATCAAGGTGGTCATCGGAACCGCCATGCTGCGCGTCCGCGATCTGCTGAAGCTGGGCCGCGGCGCCGTCGTCGAGCTGGACCGGCACCTGAAGGACCCGACCGACGTCTATGTCGAGGGCGTGCTCGTCGCCCGCGGCGAGGTGGTCATCGTGGACGACAAGATCGGCGTCACCCTGACCGACTTCGTGAAATCCAGCCGCGAGTGGAAGCGGTAA
- a CDS encoding sulfurtransferase — protein MTTDSQRPLVDSAWLKGALDHPDLVVLDVRTPPSGGFIPGSIHSDYAKAGWRATVDGVPGLLPDAAFLEKLIGGLGIGNGDHVVLVASGLSAADMGNATRVYWTFKTLGHDRVSVLDGGFAAWSEGGNPVATTAATRPATTFTAAPREDLRAPLPVVAAAVTDGSVPLLDSRSAEQFEGKAKSPQARVPGTLPGAVLIENGAFYSAAGKRFLSADAVKALADRAGTGDATIAFCNTGHLASVAWFALSELAGIDGVRLYDGSMSEWTADPARPVKNGPAA, from the coding sequence ATGACGACCGATTCACAACGCCCGCTGGTCGACAGCGCTTGGCTGAAAGGCGCCCTCGACCACCCCGACCTCGTGGTTCTGGATGTGCGCACGCCGCCGTCTGGCGGCTTCATCCCCGGTTCGATCCATTCCGACTACGCCAAGGCCGGCTGGCGGGCGACGGTGGACGGCGTTCCGGGGCTGCTGCCCGACGCCGCCTTTCTGGAAAAGTTGATCGGCGGGCTGGGCATCGGCAACGGGGACCACGTCGTGCTGGTCGCCAGCGGCCTGAGCGCCGCCGACATGGGGAACGCGACGCGCGTCTATTGGACCTTCAAGACGCTGGGCCACGACCGCGTGTCGGTGCTGGACGGCGGCTTCGCCGCCTGGAGCGAGGGCGGCAACCCCGTCGCCACGACGGCCGCCACCCGCCCCGCCACCACCTTCACCGCGGCGCCCCGCGAGGACTTGCGCGCGCCCCTGCCTGTGGTCGCGGCGGCGGTGACCGACGGCTCGGTCCCGTTGCTGGACTCCCGCTCCGCCGAGCAGTTCGAGGGCAAGGCCAAGAGCCCGCAGGCCCGCGTTCCGGGCACGCTGCCGGGGGCGGTGCTGATTGAGAATGGCGCCTTCTACTCCGCCGCCGGGAAGCGCTTCCTCTCCGCCGACGCGGTGAAGGCTCTGGCGGATCGGGCCGGGACCGGCGACGCGACGATCGCCTTCTGCAACACCGGCCACCTCGCCTCCGTGGCTTGGTTCGCGCTGAGCGAACTGGCGGGGATCGACGGGGTCCGCCTCTATGACGGGTCGATGTCGGAATGGACCGCCGACCCGGCCCGCCCGGTCAAGAACGGGCCGGCGGCCTAG
- the murJ gene encoding murein biosynthesis integral membrane protein MurJ — translation MAPPIRGPVRTVLRNILSVGGLTLVSRVLGFLRDVLTAALLGAGPVADAFFVAFRLPNHFRALFAEGAFNSAFVPLFSAKLVQDGQAAAKRFAEEVMSLLLAVQLLFLAGILAIMPQFMTVFAPGFSDEPEKFRLAVLFTSITFPYLLFISLESLLAGVLNSMGRFGAAAAAPILLNLCLIAAMVLAAPLMPTVGHALSWGVFAAGLAQFLYLYWEASRAGMGLRLALPRLTPDVKRFLTVLGPAALGSGLTQINLFVDTLIASLLPTGAVSYLYYADRLNQLPLGVIGIAVGTVLLPEMARRIKGGDEPGAVESQNRAVELSLVLTLPAAAAFLVAGLPIVSVLFQHGAFGPTDAAQSAATLQAYALGLPAFVVIRSLVNGFYARHDTATPVRVALAATAVNVALKLALMGPLAQVGLAVATSVAAWVNAGLLAWLLTRRGLFKADARLLRNLPRMAIAALAMGGTLWLVQTQLSPWLTAHGLFERLGGLVLLGLAGLLVYAVLAVALGLLRRSDLGRFRRRRKSV, via the coding sequence ATGGCGCCGCCCATCAGAGGACCCGTACGCACCGTGCTCCGCAACATCCTGTCCGTCGGCGGGCTGACGCTGGTCAGCCGCGTCCTTGGCTTCCTGCGCGACGTTCTGACCGCCGCGCTGCTCGGCGCCGGGCCGGTGGCCGACGCCTTCTTCGTGGCGTTCCGGCTGCCCAACCATTTCCGCGCCCTGTTCGCCGAGGGGGCCTTCAACTCCGCCTTCGTGCCGCTGTTCTCCGCCAAGCTGGTGCAGGACGGGCAGGCCGCCGCCAAGCGCTTCGCCGAGGAGGTGATGAGCCTGCTGCTGGCGGTGCAGCTGCTGTTCCTGGCCGGCATCCTGGCGATCATGCCGCAGTTCATGACGGTCTTCGCGCCGGGCTTCTCCGACGAGCCGGAGAAGTTCCGGCTGGCCGTCCTGTTCACCAGCATCACCTTCCCCTACCTGCTGTTCATCTCCTTGGAATCGCTGCTGGCCGGCGTGCTCAACAGCATGGGGCGGTTCGGGGCGGCGGCGGCGGCGCCGATCCTGCTGAACTTGTGCCTGATCGCGGCGATGGTGCTGGCCGCCCCGCTGATGCCGACGGTCGGCCACGCCCTGTCCTGGGGCGTCTTCGCCGCCGGGTTGGCGCAGTTCCTCTATCTGTACTGGGAGGCCAGCCGCGCCGGGATGGGGTTGCGGCTGGCCCTGCCGCGCCTGACGCCCGACGTGAAGCGGTTCCTGACCGTGCTGGGGCCGGCGGCCCTGGGGTCCGGCCTGACGCAGATCAACCTGTTCGTCGACACGCTGATCGCCTCGCTGCTGCCGACCGGGGCGGTGTCCTACCTCTACTACGCGGACCGGCTGAACCAGCTGCCGCTGGGCGTCATCGGGATCGCGGTGGGGACCGTTCTGCTTCCGGAAATGGCCCGGCGCATCAAGGGCGGGGACGAGCCGGGCGCGGTGGAGAGCCAGAACCGGGCGGTGGAGCTGTCGCTGGTGCTGACCCTGCCGGCGGCCGCCGCCTTCCTGGTCGCCGGCCTGCCCATCGTGTCGGTGCTGTTCCAGCACGGCGCCTTCGGCCCGACCGACGCGGCGCAGTCCGCCGCCACCCTGCAGGCCTACGCGCTGGGCCTGCCGGCCTTCGTGGTGATCCGCAGCCTCGTCAACGGCTTCTACGCCCGCCACGACACGGCGACCCCGGTGCGGGTGGCGCTGGCCGCGACGGCGGTCAACGTGGCGCTGAAGCTGGCGCTGATGGGGCCGCTGGCCCAGGTCGGGCTGGCGGTGGCGACCTCCGTCGCCGCCTGGGTCAACGCCGGTCTGCTGGCGTGGCTGCTGACCCGGCGCGGGCTGTTCAAGGCCGACGCCCGGCTGCTGCGCAATCTGCCGCGCATGGCCATCGCGGCGCTCGCCATGGGCGGCACGCTGTGGCTGGTGCAGACCCAGCTCTCGCCCTGGCTGACCGCCCATGGCCTGTTCGAGCGGCTGGGCGGGCTGGTGCTGCTGGGCCTTGCCGGTTTGCTGGTCTACGCGGTTCTGGCGGTCGCGCTGGGCTTGCTGCGCCGGTCGGACCTCGGGCGGTTCCGCCGGCGCCGCAAGAGCGTGTGA